The sequence AATCGATGGAATCCAGGCCAGGTTTTGGAGGTGAATCCTGATCTAATCCAGGGAATCCAggccgggattttggggtcaatCCTGATCCGATCCAGGCCGGGTTTTGGGGGCTGATTCCAGCTCCGATCCAGGGAATCCAGGCCGGGATTTGCGGGATCCCGGCCGGTTCCGGGGGTCGATCCGGCCCCGGTCCAGAGGATCCGGGccgggttttgggggtcccggtcccggttcgGCCCGGCCATGGCGGCCGAAAAACCCGGTACGGAGCGGGGGGGGGAtcggggggtccccaaaatttgggggggggggggtgaggGGGAGGGTCAGGTGTGGGGGGGGGCGTGGGCGTGACCCCTCCCCCCGCGATGCTAAAAATAACcccgggggggggaggggcggggcgacCCAAAAACGTGGAtgggggaggtgggggaggggagaaaattgggatggggaggggggggaTGGGCgatggaatttgggggggggttattttgggggggtgggggacaggaattttggggtgggaatgggaattgggggGGGGTTGGGATTTCGGGGGAATCGGATTCCTTGCgggtgggatgggattttttggggggggggatgGGATTGATTTGGGGTGAGGAACGagctttttttggggtgggggtgggaattttgggatggacgatggaatttttggggaggggggatggaatttttggggggatggatgaaatttttggggtggacaatggaatttttggggtgggggatggaatttttggggtgggggatggaatttttggggcatggatgggatttttggggtgggggatggaatttttggggcatggatgggatttttggggtgggggatggaatttttggggtgggggatggaatttttggggtgggggatggaatttttggggaggggggacgCGAATTTCGGGGCGGGGGTCGCGCGGCTGACCCCGCCCCccccaatttttattttttttctctctcccctcccccttcccccccagGAGGGCCGGACGGGGCTCCCcactcctcccctcccccctacgggcccccggcccctccccccgGCCCCATgttgggggggggagggggcgcCTCCACCCTGCCCCGGGGTTTCCCGGGGGCGGCcacgctgccccggggctgggggggtgggggaggggcggcgggggcggccaCGCTGCCGCGGGGGCTggcggggggaggggcggggggcggcggtgggggaggggccggCGGTGGGGGAGGGGCGTTCCACGCGGCCAcgctgccccggcccccccCCCACCGCCACCAGCACGCCCCTCCCCCCGGCCAGCCCTACGGGGGAGGGGGgcccggcccctcccccacccccccggccttcggcgcccctccccccccgccccccttCGCGCTGCAGCTGCCGCCGCCGGGGGGCGCTGCCGGCGCCTTCCTGCCGCTCTACCCGGGCGGGCAGGTgagggggcggggctgggggcggggcttaacggggtggggctggggaggggatgggggcggggctggggaggggctgggggcggggcttaacggagtggggctgggggcggggctggggaggggctggggaaggg comes from Lonchura striata isolate bLonStr1 chromosome 29, bLonStr1.mat, whole genome shotgun sequence and encodes:
- the PRRT1 gene encoding proline-rich transmembrane protein 1, coding for MLGGGGGASTLPRGFPGAATLPRGWGGGGGAAGAATLPRGLAGGGAGGGGGGGAGGGGGAFHAATLPRPPPHRHQHAPPPGQPYGGGGPGPSPTPPAFGAPPPPPPFALQLPPPGGAAGAFLPLYPGGQTFGPAPPGPLPGSVGGAGGAPLGPPLGLGGPEGSRGSPPHDYLPIAVLTTLCCFWPTGVVAIVKAVQVRTAVARGDIVSAEIASREARNFSFISLAVGIAATVLCTILTVVIIIAAQHQDNDWDP